A window of the Xenopus laevis strain J_2021 chromosome 9_10L, Xenopus_laevis_v10.1, whole genome shotgun sequence genome harbors these coding sequences:
- the LOC121398131 gene encoding uncharacterized protein LOC121398131, with translation MSFVLLMTILFLNLISRTYSANTACLCESKHKYKVKSSGNLTINCTGIAEEEDAKVNFTLYQRDDQGNCKGRSSLSIYPNERKRFVNVNVFLIYHKDNKSADFTIYDIRENKSYCLSVKWSGNNIKPESCPIDVTVEDHFDPPMESTTQSSEKLEGQETSHDNQNQYLWFLTMLILVAVTIVAAAFFIYKRKLKNIQRQVHELQQSMLE, from the exons CTAATACCGCTTGCCTCTGTGAAAGCAAACACAAATATAAAGTGAAGAGCAGTGGAAATCTTACCATAAATTGCACTGGTATTGCCGAAGAAGAGGATGCAAAAGTGAACTTCACCTTGTATCAAAGGGATGACCAAGGAAATTGCAAGGGACGGTCTTCTCTGAGCATCTATCCTAATGAAAGAAAGAGATTTGTGAACGTCAATGTGTTCCTCATTTACCATAAGGATAACAAATCTGCAGATTTTACCATTTATGATATACGAGAGAATAAGAGCTACTGCCTTAGTGTGAAATGGTCTGGAAACAACATTAAACCAGAATCTTGCCCCATTGATGTGACGGTGGAAG ATCACTTCGACCCACCAATGGAAAGTACAACCCAAA GTTCTGAGAAATTGGAAGGACAAGAGACGTCACATG ATAACCAAAAccaatatttatggtttttgactaTGCTCATTTTGGTTGCAGTAACAATAGTAGCAGCTGCCTTCTTCATTTATAAG AGAAAGCTGAAGAATATACAAAGGCAAGTGCATGAGTTGCAGCAATCAATGCTAGAATAA